Proteins encoded within one genomic window of Paraburkholderia sp. HP33-1:
- a CDS encoding basic amino acid/polyamine antiporter, which produces MATQLETKLSLPALTAMVVGSMVGAGIFSLPRNFARATGPFGAVIAWCVAGIGMYALARVFQALAQRRPELDAGVFAYARAGFGDYAGFLSAFGYWMAGCFGNVSYWVLIKATLGAFVPAFGDGNTATAIIVSSVGIWLFHMVMLRGVQQATMINTIVTVAKIIPIVLFIVMLIALFRADMFRANLWEGSAQIGTGLFSQVRATMLVTVFVFVGIEGASVYSRYAKKRSDVGAATISGFVAVLCLLVLVTLLPYASLPRADIAVMRQPSMAAVLGALLGPFGVVFVSAGLIISILGAYLAWSLICAEVLFAAARLETMPRIFTRQNERKVPAAAVWLTSSVVQMFVISTYWSNDAFALMLKLTSSMALIPYFLVAAYGTKAARHDSEQSGGTLSGALRTEYFVAMFATLYTAFLLFAGGLKFLMLSAMLYAPGTVLYVVAKRERGLRVFSKVEWIIFAVAACGAIAALIGLATGTIVI; this is translated from the coding sequence ATGGCAACCCAGCTCGAGACGAAACTGTCGTTGCCCGCATTGACCGCGATGGTCGTCGGCTCAATGGTGGGCGCAGGAATTTTCTCCCTGCCGCGCAATTTCGCGCGCGCGACCGGCCCGTTCGGCGCGGTCATTGCGTGGTGCGTGGCGGGTATTGGCATGTACGCGCTGGCCCGCGTCTTTCAGGCGCTCGCGCAGCGGCGGCCCGAGCTCGATGCCGGTGTGTTCGCGTACGCGCGAGCGGGCTTCGGCGACTATGCGGGCTTTCTGTCTGCATTCGGTTACTGGATGGCCGGCTGCTTCGGCAATGTGTCGTACTGGGTGCTGATCAAGGCGACGCTTGGCGCTTTCGTCCCCGCATTCGGCGACGGCAATACGGCGACCGCGATCATCGTGTCGTCGGTGGGCATCTGGCTGTTTCATATGGTGATGCTGCGCGGCGTGCAGCAGGCCACGATGATCAACACGATCGTCACGGTCGCGAAGATCATCCCTATCGTGCTGTTCATCGTGATGCTGATCGCGCTGTTTCGCGCCGATATGTTCCGCGCGAATCTGTGGGAAGGCAGCGCTCAGATCGGCACGGGTCTTTTCTCGCAGGTTCGCGCGACGATGCTCGTCACCGTTTTCGTGTTCGTCGGTATCGAAGGGGCGAGCGTGTACTCGCGCTACGCGAAAAAGCGCTCGGACGTCGGCGCGGCGACGATCAGCGGCTTCGTGGCCGTGCTGTGTCTGCTGGTGCTGGTGACGCTGCTGCCTTACGCGAGCTTGCCGCGCGCCGACATCGCGGTGATGCGCCAGCCGTCGATGGCCGCGGTACTCGGCGCGCTGCTCGGCCCATTCGGCGTCGTGTTCGTCAGCGCCGGTCTGATCATTTCGATCCTGGGCGCGTACCTCGCGTGGTCGCTGATCTGTGCCGAGGTACTGTTCGCCGCCGCACGTCTCGAGACGATGCCGCGCATCTTCACGCGACAGAACGAGCGCAAGGTGCCTGCCGCCGCGGTTTGGCTCACGAGTAGCGTCGTGCAGATGTTCGTGATCAGCACGTACTGGTCGAACGATGCATTTGCGCTGATGCTCAAGCTGACAAGCTCGATGGCGCTGATTCCTTATTTTCTCGTGGCCGCATACGGCACCAAGGCCGCGCGTCACGATAGCGAACAAAGCGGCGGCACCTTGAGCGGCGCGTTGCGCACCGAGTATTTCGTCGCGATGTTCGCGACGTTGTACACGGCCTTTCTGCTGTTCGCGGGTGGTCTGAAATTTCTGATGCTGTCGGCAATGCTCTATGCGCCGGGTACCGTGCTGTACGTAGTGGCTAAACGCGAGCGCGGCCTGCGCGTGTTTTCGAAAGTCGAGTGGATCATCTTTGCCGTCGCGGCCTGCGGCGCGATTGCTGCGTTGATTGGCCTCGCGACCGGCACGATTGTCATCTGA
- a CDS encoding efflux transporter outer membrane subunit, with translation MIRARRYLFAIAVLLLDAGCTGSLQLEKPAAFPPQYSEAQPGAATPMSAQDLATWWTQYNDPTLNKLIELALAHNFDIATAYARVDQVQAGIRLARSQLLPSVGAGVSAAKYHGGETQLEFQEFLGINNLDAQFWRVGLQAQWEIDLFGQGRARLSAAREQVRAAAGDAEAVRLSVVSGVADLYVTYRGLLRQRTILLQSRAIADDFVNIAEKSFTAGLVLSTDIEAARAGRAQVDARLQDVENGIAQARLNLQNLCGAQPADFAGVLDESDKLMIALPGIEPGQPVDLLMRRPDLIAAQARVNAAVRQSDVARLNYWPTISLSGLLARNGWEIAGQGLGPSTFWLFGAAMTMPLIDFGARRSQVESSDAQAQQAMFNYEKTALGAFYDVDRALARLNRQDELFKARNEEVARRTTQLSQVQRRYEVGDTGRVDIDQVRVALLESQSSQVREEVGKLQAQFALFRAMGGGWLANPPAVANTPTPAGPAPATTSAPASQ, from the coding sequence ATGATCCGCGCGCGCCGTTATCTTTTCGCCATCGCGGTCCTGCTGCTCGATGCCGGGTGTACGGGTTCGTTGCAGCTGGAGAAGCCCGCCGCGTTTCCGCCACAGTATTCGGAGGCGCAACCGGGCGCGGCGACACCGATGTCCGCGCAGGATCTCGCGACCTGGTGGACGCAGTACAACGATCCGACGCTGAACAAACTGATCGAACTCGCGCTCGCGCACAACTTCGACATCGCCACCGCTTACGCGCGCGTCGATCAGGTGCAGGCGGGGATCCGGCTGGCTCGCTCGCAACTATTGCCATCGGTCGGCGCAGGCGTGAGCGCCGCGAAGTATCACGGCGGCGAGACGCAGCTCGAGTTCCAGGAATTTCTCGGTATCAACAATCTCGATGCTCAGTTCTGGCGTGTTGGCTTGCAGGCGCAATGGGAGATCGACCTGTTCGGCCAGGGACGCGCGCGGCTCTCGGCGGCACGCGAACAGGTGCGTGCCGCCGCGGGCGATGCGGAGGCGGTACGCCTGAGCGTGGTGTCGGGTGTCGCGGATCTGTACGTCACGTATCGCGGACTGCTGCGTCAGCGCACGATTCTGCTGCAGAGCCGCGCTATCGCCGACGACTTCGTCAACATCGCCGAAAAGAGCTTTACCGCGGGCCTGGTACTTAGTACGGATATCGAAGCAGCGCGCGCTGGCCGCGCGCAGGTGGATGCGCGATTGCAGGACGTGGAGAACGGCATCGCGCAGGCGCGGCTGAATCTGCAGAACCTATGCGGCGCGCAGCCTGCGGACTTCGCCGGCGTTCTCGACGAAAGCGACAAGCTGATGATCGCGCTGCCGGGTATCGAGCCGGGCCAGCCCGTCGATCTGCTGATGCGGCGCCCTGATCTGATCGCGGCGCAGGCGCGCGTGAATGCGGCGGTCAGGCAGTCGGATGTCGCGCGACTCAATTACTGGCCGACCATATCGCTAAGCGGTCTGCTCGCGCGCAATGGTTGGGAGATCGCGGGCCAGGGCCTCGGGCCCAGCACGTTCTGGCTATTCGGCGCGGCGATGACGATGCCGCTGATCGATTTTGGCGCGCGCCGCTCGCAGGTGGAGTCGTCGGATGCGCAGGCACAGCAGGCGATGTTCAACTACGAAAAGACCGCGCTCGGCGCGTTCTATGACGTTGACCGTGCATTGGCGCGTTTGAACCGGCAGGACGAGTTGTTCAAGGCGCGCAACGAAGAGGTCGCGCGACGTACCACGCAGTTGAGCCAGGTGCAGCGTCGCTATGAGGTCGGCGATACAGGCCGGGTCGATATCGATCAGGTGCGGGTTGCACTGCTGGAAAGTCAGTCGTCGCAGGTGAGGGAAGAGGTGGGCAAACTGCAGGCGCAGTTCGCGCTGTTCAGGGCGATGGGTGGCGGCTGGCTGGCCAATCCGCCGGCGGTCGCGAACACACCGACACCGGCGGGACCGGCGCCCGCCACCACAAGTGCGCCGGCTTCGCAGTGA
- a CDS encoding efflux RND transporter permease subunit, translating into MNLARPLIEKPLIAWVLTLISLLGGIFAYYNIGRLEDPKFTIKTAVVVTLYPGASAHEVEQEVTDRLESAIQQMPQVEKLTSRSTPGYSEIRVQIRDQYTSAQLPQVWDELRKSVSDAQVRLPPGAGPTLVLDRFGDVYGMFYALTGEGYTQAQLYGYARELRRQLLTLGDVSDIVIAGDQQEQISVDVDQSQLIANNLSTDDLAQTLFLQNEVRPAGRERVGDLSLRIAPTGSLDSLRAIRSLPVNNTPGPLLLGDIARVSHGYATIPNHVIHYNGQPAITIGISARPRVNVVRVGEQIKAKLAALERDRPIGMKLYSLYDQPQVVDESVRGFIFDVFLSVAIVGVALGIGLGWRAGVVLGVELFLSILGTLLVMYAAGIELQRISLGALIIVMGMLTDNSIVVVEGMLVKVQRGMSHLEAATEILKQSQWILLASTIVGILAFSGIGLSPDAVGEFCASLFAVAAISLLFSWVIAIALTPLFGTYLFKPADIIDEDPFRSKLYKRYGELLSWVTGRRVLVVIGLAVLTVLAGWAFRFVEQSFFPASTTPIFYVDMRFPRGADIRAVVEKSRDVEKVLLRHADVTNVQTYIGGGATRFFLVYDPETRDPSYAQFIVGAKDQRLIDDMIPEIEADLKKRFPEQHWTVTRPNFGPGGGAAIQARFSGPDPAVLRRLSQEAQSVLKADGRIIAIRDDWETPISIVRPEFDESRARSLGVTRRQVTDTMAYATEGLRAGLYREGDQLLPIVLRSPDYTRGVAGLQDLQVFSAGLRRYVPLGDVVSGFTVGTEEGQIAREDRIRTLTVSANPIYGQNSVAAFNRIRSGIENIKLPPGYSFEWGGEHESSTRAQESLFRQLPLGFIAMALLVMMMFGRLKPALVVLLVVPMSICGVTVGLLLFRGAFGFMALLGLLSLIGMLIKNGVVLVEEMDTQVAAGVPRMQAVTHGAMSRLRPVMLSAGTTALGMAPLLWDPFFKDMAITIMSGLAFATVLTMVAVPALYAMLFSIRQAEWEPGQHPEAK; encoded by the coding sequence ATGAATCTCGCGCGCCCCCTTATTGAAAAGCCGCTGATCGCGTGGGTGCTGACGCTCATCTCGCTGTTGGGCGGCATCTTCGCGTACTACAACATCGGTCGGCTCGAAGACCCGAAATTCACGATCAAGACGGCGGTCGTCGTGACGCTCTATCCTGGCGCGAGTGCGCACGAGGTGGAGCAGGAAGTGACGGACCGGCTCGAAAGCGCGATCCAGCAGATGCCGCAGGTCGAGAAGCTGACCTCGCGCTCGACGCCGGGCTACTCTGAAATCCGCGTGCAGATTCGCGACCAGTACACGTCGGCGCAATTGCCGCAGGTGTGGGACGAGTTGCGCAAGTCGGTGTCGGATGCCCAGGTACGACTGCCGCCCGGCGCGGGCCCGACACTCGTGCTCGACCGCTTCGGCGATGTCTACGGGATGTTCTACGCGCTGACCGGCGAGGGCTACACGCAGGCGCAACTGTATGGGTACGCGCGCGAACTGCGCCGCCAGCTGCTGACGCTCGGCGACGTGTCCGACATCGTGATCGCCGGTGACCAGCAGGAGCAGATCTCGGTCGACGTCGACCAGTCGCAACTGATCGCCAACAATCTGTCCACCGACGATCTCGCGCAGACGCTGTTCCTGCAGAACGAGGTTCGGCCCGCGGGCCGCGAGCGCGTCGGCGATCTGTCGTTGCGGATCGCGCCGACCGGCTCGCTGGATTCGTTGCGGGCCATCCGTTCGCTGCCTGTCAACAATACGCCCGGCCCGCTGCTGCTCGGCGACATCGCGCGCGTAAGCCACGGCTACGCGACGATTCCGAACCACGTCATTCATTACAACGGTCAGCCCGCGATCACGATCGGTATCAGCGCGCGGCCGCGCGTCAACGTGGTAAGGGTCGGCGAGCAGATCAAGGCGAAGCTCGCGGCACTGGAGCGCGACCGTCCGATCGGGATGAAGCTTTACTCGCTTTACGATCAGCCGCAGGTCGTCGACGAGAGCGTGCGCGGTTTTATCTTCGACGTGTTCCTGTCCGTGGCGATCGTCGGTGTCGCGCTGGGTATCGGGCTCGGCTGGCGGGCGGGTGTCGTGCTCGGCGTCGAGCTGTTCCTGTCGATCCTCGGCACGCTGCTGGTCATGTACGCGGCGGGCATCGAGCTGCAGCGAATCTCACTCGGCGCGCTGATCATCGTGATGGGTATGCTGACCGATAACAGCATCGTGGTGGTCGAGGGCATGCTCGTGAAGGTGCAGCGAGGCATGTCGCATCTCGAGGCGGCGACCGAAATTCTCAAACAAAGCCAATGGATTCTGCTCGCGTCGACCATCGTGGGGATTCTGGCTTTCTCGGGCATCGGCCTGTCGCCGGACGCGGTCGGCGAATTCTGTGCGTCATTGTTCGCTGTCGCCGCGATTTCGCTGCTATTTAGCTGGGTGATCGCGATCGCCCTGACACCGCTGTTCGGTACGTATCTTTTCAAGCCCGCGGACATCATCGATGAAGACCCCTTCAGGTCGAAGCTGTACAAGCGTTATGGCGAGCTGTTGTCATGGGTGACCGGACGGCGCGTGCTCGTGGTCATCGGCCTCGCCGTGCTGACGGTGCTCGCCGGATGGGCGTTCCGTTTCGTCGAGCAGAGCTTCTTCCCCGCGTCGACCACGCCGATCTTCTATGTCGATATGCGTTTTCCTCGCGGCGCCGATATTCGCGCGGTGGTCGAAAAGAGCCGCGACGTGGAGAAGGTGCTGCTCAGGCATGCGGACGTCACCAACGTGCAGACGTATATCGGCGGGGGGGCGACGCGTTTCTTCCTCGTCTACGATCCGGAGACGCGCGATCCGTCATACGCGCAGTTCATCGTCGGCGCGAAGGACCAGCGCCTGATCGACGACATGATTCCGGAGATCGAAGCGGACCTGAAGAAGCGCTTCCCCGAACAGCATTGGACGGTCACGCGCCCCAACTTCGGTCCCGGTGGTGGCGCGGCCATTCAGGCCCGCTTCTCCGGACCCGATCCGGCCGTGCTGCGCCGGTTGTCGCAGGAAGCGCAGAGCGTGCTGAAGGCGGACGGCCGCATCATCGCGATCCGCGACGACTGGGAGACTCCGATCAGCATCGTGAGGCCGGAATTCGACGAATCGCGTGCGCGCTCGCTCGGGGTGACGCGCCGGCAGGTCACCGACACGATGGCGTATGCAACCGAAGGCCTGCGGGCGGGCCTCTATCGCGAAGGCGATCAGTTGCTGCCCATCGTGCTGCGCTCGCCCGACTACACGCGCGGCGTCGCGGGCCTGCAGGACCTGCAGGTGTTCAGCGCGGGGCTGCGCCGTTACGTGCCGCTCGGCGACGTGGTGAGCGGCTTCACGGTCGGCACCGAGGAAGGCCAGATCGCGCGCGAAGACCGGATCCGCACGCTCACGGTTTCGGCCAACCCGATCTATGGACAGAACAGTGTGGCGGCGTTCAACCGCATCCGCTCCGGCATCGAGAACATCAAGCTGCCACCCGGCTATAGCTTCGAGTGGGGCGGCGAGCACGAATCGTCGACGCGCGCGCAGGAGAGCCTGTTCCGTCAGCTGCCGCTCGGCTTCATTGCCATGGCGCTACTCGTGATGATGATGTTCGGGCGCCTGAAGCCCGCGCTCGTCGTGCTGCTCGTCGTGCCGATGTCGATCTGCGGTGTGACGGTCGGTCTGCTGCTGTTCCGCGGCGCATTCGGCTTCATGGCGTTGCTCGGTCTGTTGAGTCTGATCGGCATGCTGATCAAGAATGGCGTTGTGCTTGTCGAGGAGATGGATACGCAGGTCGCCGCCGGCGTGCCGCGCATGCAGGCGGTGACGCACGGCGCGATGAGCCGTCTGCGTCCGGTGATGCTGTCGGCCGGCACGACGGCGCTCGGTATGGCGCCCTTGTTGTGGGATCCTTTCTTCAAGGACATGGCGATAACGATTATGTCCGGCCTTGCCTTTGCTACCGTGCTGACAATGGTCGCCGTGCCGGCGCTGTATGCGATGCTGTTCTCGATCAGGCAGGCGGAATGGGAGCCGGGTCAACACCCGGAAGCAAAATGA
- a CDS encoding efflux RND transporter periplasmic adaptor subunit produces the protein MLSLSGCQRQTETQSGDTRPVVQLAKVEPADASSIRIFTGRVEQTSISPLAFEVSGRVVQIAVLEGVSVKRGQLIARIDEEPYKLQLQRANAQYQQLSDNLKRQAVLRKDGILSQAAYEQLSAATDAARAARDMASRDLRNTQLVAPFDGRIARRNIEIQQVVQAGAPAFNLENIGRVDVGVDLPQSIAERLFVDKTLRAEAWLPERPQNRFPLVFRERTTQTSPTSAAYRLVFSIEGPQSAMLFPGMALRVQISDTARQVAQNDNHGYFAIPIAAVSIGADGQRSLWRYDAASGRVHAVPVSVREIRNDDVVVAGAVAEGDRVVAGGSQFMKEGMAVRPVDAPQ, from the coding sequence GTGCTTTCACTGTCGGGATGCCAACGGCAGACAGAAACGCAGAGCGGCGATACGAGACCGGTCGTTCAGCTCGCCAAGGTCGAACCGGCCGACGCATCCTCCATTCGTATCTTTACCGGGCGGGTCGAGCAGACCAGCATCTCGCCGCTTGCCTTCGAAGTATCGGGCCGTGTCGTGCAGATCGCGGTGCTCGAAGGCGTGTCGGTGAAACGCGGGCAGCTGATCGCGCGGATCGACGAGGAACCCTACAAGCTGCAGCTGCAGCGCGCGAACGCCCAGTATCAGCAGCTGAGCGACAACCTGAAGCGCCAGGCGGTGCTGCGCAAGGACGGTATCCTGTCGCAGGCAGCTTATGAGCAGCTGTCGGCTGCCACGGACGCCGCACGCGCGGCACGCGACATGGCGAGCCGCGACCTGCGCAATACGCAACTCGTCGCACCGTTCGACGGCCGGATCGCTCGTCGCAACATCGAGATCCAGCAGGTCGTGCAGGCGGGGGCGCCCGCGTTCAATCTGGAAAACATCGGCCGTGTCGATGTCGGCGTCGATCTTCCTCAGAGCATCGCCGAGCGGCTGTTCGTCGACAAGACGCTAAGAGCCGAAGCCTGGCTGCCCGAGCGTCCGCAGAACCGCTTCCCGCTCGTGTTCCGCGAACGGACCACGCAGACCTCGCCGACGTCGGCGGCGTACCGCCTCGTTTTCTCGATCGAAGGACCGCAAAGCGCGATGTTGTTCCCCGGCATGGCGCTGCGCGTGCAGATCTCCGACACGGCACGTCAAGTCGCGCAAAACGACAACCACGGCTACTTCGCGATTCCGATCGCCGCGGTGTCGATCGGCGCGGACGGCCAGCGCAGTCTGTGGCGCTACGATGCCGCGTCCGGCCGCGTGCATGCGGTGCCGGTCAGCGTGCGCGAAATTCGCAATGATGATGTGGTCGTCGCAGGCGCGGTGGCCGAGGGTGATCGCGTGGTGGCAGGCGGATCGCAGTTCATGAAAGAGGGAATGGCGGTCCGTCCGGTGGATGCACCTCAATGA
- a CDS encoding esterase/lipase family protein: MTRALATWISRCVVLALLAGSLLSGCAMVTVSLQGPEQYIAMRRGDILSTGRLSAATRDTLHIAALDENTCQREPLACINTISTVGGINTDRRLSSLAELSLQMAIAHTPINATEWSDAQFDLWLRTARFAYAFLFLGQRTAGERAFEDRQTQVRDYYNYAVQELARALFLRGALDTDTGNGELGMQSIAGWTIQLDLSHVRLPEGVREPREVIPASRLSFAGIRSIYRRDGLGAELVAVMNVPPPGENADANTGTATGVTARVDRDANAPFNAGISSQAARQPRPAASFFSEMPSPNVTALMWFSQGTLEQVLATHDVVLSVYDPFREESVERHGQTVPLSANFSAGYGIWLARSGFAGQSLRTLFGRARGIDTPRIYMMQPFDPNRRIILMLHGLASSPEAWVNVANDLQGDEVLRQHFQVWQVYYPTNVPILVNLARIRRATQQTLGHFDPNGTAPASHGMVLIGHSMGGVIARLLVSTSGDELWATFRDNYVPEGADIDREDERLNRLLNFTPMPQVERAIFIAAPHRGTPFASNRLSRWAANLVRLPLALLNEIEEVIHTATNIEPQGQTFHVPNSIEQLRETDPLIRATSQLPISPQVCFHSIIARRRQYGPLDDSDDGVVPYRSAHLAGALSEKVIVAGHSVQETPQAILEIRRILHEDIAQLEEPEEVCGEAGLEK; this comes from the coding sequence ATGACGCGCGCGCTCGCAACATGGATATCACGTTGCGTGGTGCTCGCGCTGCTCGCTGGCAGTCTTCTGTCCGGTTGCGCGATGGTGACCGTCAGTTTGCAAGGCCCCGAGCAGTACATCGCGATGCGCCGTGGAGATATTCTGTCCACCGGCCGTCTGAGCGCGGCGACGCGCGACACGCTCCACATCGCGGCACTTGATGAGAACACGTGCCAACGCGAGCCGCTCGCTTGCATCAATACGATCTCGACCGTTGGTGGCATCAACACCGACCGGCGATTGTCGAGCCTCGCCGAACTGTCGTTACAGATGGCCATCGCGCACACGCCGATCAACGCCACCGAATGGAGCGACGCGCAATTCGATCTTTGGCTCAGGACCGCACGATTCGCGTATGCATTCCTATTCCTGGGTCAGCGCACCGCCGGCGAACGTGCATTCGAAGATCGTCAGACCCAGGTTCGCGACTATTACAACTATGCGGTGCAGGAGCTTGCGCGCGCGCTGTTTCTGCGTGGCGCACTCGATACCGATACAGGCAACGGCGAGCTGGGCATGCAGTCCATTGCAGGCTGGACCATTCAGCTCGACCTGAGTCACGTCCGGCTGCCCGAGGGCGTGCGCGAACCGCGCGAAGTGATCCCGGCGTCGCGACTGTCGTTCGCGGGGATACGTAGCATTTATCGGCGCGATGGTTTGGGCGCGGAACTTGTTGCTGTGATGAACGTGCCGCCGCCTGGAGAGAATGCCGATGCCAATACCGGCACCGCTACGGGTGTGACCGCCCGCGTCGATCGTGACGCGAACGCGCCGTTCAACGCCGGTATCTCGTCGCAGGCCGCACGACAGCCGAGGCCCGCGGCGAGCTTTTTCAGCGAGATGCCGTCGCCGAACGTCACTGCATTGATGTGGTTCAGCCAGGGCACGCTCGAACAGGTGCTGGCCACGCACGATGTCGTGCTGTCCGTCTACGATCCCTTTCGCGAAGAGAGTGTCGAGCGACATGGCCAGACGGTGCCGCTCTCGGCCAACTTCAGCGCCGGCTATGGCATCTGGCTCGCGCGCTCGGGTTTCGCCGGTCAATCTTTGCGCACGCTGTTCGGACGCGCGCGCGGCATCGATACACCGCGCATCTACATGATGCAGCCCTTCGACCCCAATCGCCGGATCATTCTGATGTTGCACGGCCTCGCGAGCAGCCCCGAGGCATGGGTCAACGTCGCCAACGATCTTCAGGGCGATGAAGTGCTCCGCCAGCATTTCCAGGTGTGGCAGGTCTACTACCCGACCAACGTGCCGATCCTCGTCAACCTCGCGCGCATCCGGCGCGCCACACAGCAGACGCTCGGGCACTTCGATCCCAACGGCACGGCGCCGGCGTCACATGGCATGGTGCTGATCGGTCACAGCATGGGTGGCGTTATCGCGCGACTGCTCGTGTCGACTTCCGGCGACGAGCTTTGGGCGACGTTCAGAGACAACTACGTGCCCGAAGGCGCTGATATCGATCGCGAGGACGAGCGACTCAACCGGCTGCTGAACTTCACGCCGATGCCGCAAGTCGAGCGCGCGATCTTTATCGCGGCGCCGCATCGCGGCACACCGTTCGCGAGCAACCGGCTGTCGCGCTGGGCGGCCAACCTCGTGCGCCTGCCGCTCGCTCTGCTCAACGAGATCGAAGAAGTGATACACACGGCGACGAACATCGAACCGCAGGGCCAGACCTTTCACGTGCCGAACAGCATCGAGCAGTTGCGCGAGACTGATCCGTTGATTCGCGCGACGTCGCAATTGCCGATCAGTCCGCAGGTGTGCTTCCACTCGATCATCGCTCGGCGCCGTCAATACGGCCCGCTTGATGACTCCGACGATGGCGTGGTGCCTTATCGCAGCGCGCATCTCGCGGGCGCGCTGTCGGAGAAGGTGATCGTGGCCGGCCACAGCGTGCAGGAGACGCCGCAAGCGATCCTCGAGATCCGGCGGATCTTGCATGAGGACATCGCGCAACTCGAGGAGCCCGAAGAGGTTTGCGGGGAGGCGGGGTTGGAGAAGTGA
- a CDS encoding ParB/RepB/Spo0J family partition protein — protein sequence MSNMREQLLAKTSGIRKTSSINEDEVKRSNRTQTAPGLAGALAVAQLRVQELESTGVASQLSVAGILPNPWQPRRVFNEAKLAELAESIREVGLMQPIVVRRVADDYQIVAGERRWRAHKMLDLDTIKAVVADCSDSDMAVLAMVENISRDDLADYEIGVAIRRSETEFPNRKRLAEAMGLSRAGLYQFLSFENLPDFIKNDLDIQPRLLGGTAAQAIAAAIKKHGEDGVKAAREIWPLLVRGEMDQGKIAAAITALATRQTTSTGTSGRSIEKFFAGREHAGSITKDISNFTIKIKTGVITEAQEIQIRQLIGQMFQSQPKTN from the coding sequence ATGAGCAATATGCGAGAACAGTTGCTGGCCAAGACGTCCGGCATTCGCAAAACTTCGTCGATCAACGAGGACGAGGTGAAGCGCAGCAACCGAACGCAAACGGCGCCTGGCCTGGCCGGCGCGCTTGCCGTTGCGCAACTTCGCGTGCAGGAATTGGAATCGACCGGCGTCGCGTCGCAACTGTCGGTTGCCGGTATTTTGCCGAATCCCTGGCAGCCGCGCCGCGTGTTCAACGAGGCGAAGCTGGCAGAGCTCGCCGAGTCGATTCGCGAAGTTGGGCTGATGCAGCCGATCGTGGTTCGGCGCGTAGCGGACGACTATCAGATCGTTGCCGGCGAACGGCGCTGGCGTGCGCACAAGATGTTGGATCTCGACACGATCAAGGCGGTAGTCGCGGATTGCTCCGATTCGGACATGGCTGTTCTGGCGATGGTCGAAAACATCAGCCGCGACGACCTTGCCGACTATGAGATCGGTGTTGCGATCCGTCGATCGGAAACAGAATTCCCGAATCGCAAGCGGCTCGCGGAAGCGATGGGATTGTCGCGCGCTGGTCTGTACCAGTTCCTCTCGTTCGAAAATCTGCCGGACTTCATCAAGAACGATCTCGATATCCAGCCGCGACTACTGGGCGGAACTGCGGCGCAAGCAATTGCGGCTGCTATAAAGAAGCATGGCGAGGATGGCGTTAAGGCGGCTCGAGAGATCTGGCCGCTGTTGGTCAGAGGCGAAATGGATCAGGGCAAGATTGCTGCGGCGATTACCGCGCTTGCGACGCGACAGACGACGTCGACTGGTACCAGCGGCCGCAGTATCGAGAAGTTTTTCGCTGGACGGGAGCACGCGGGGAGCATCACGAAGGACATCAGTAACTTCACGATCAAGATCAAAACCGGGGTGATTACCGAGGCGCAAGAAATTCAGATACGACAGTTGATTGGCCAGATGTTCCAGTCGCAGCCGAAGACGAACTGA